CCGTCGAGCCGCGCGTTCGGGCCGCCCGGACGCAGGCTGTCCATCGGGTCGAGAACGAAGGGCAGCGGCTCGAAGTCGATCTGCACCGCCTCGACCGCCTCCGCCGCGGTCTCTTCGTCGACCGCCGCGATGGCCAGAATCGGCTCGCCCTCGTACAAGGGCTCGTTGGTCAGACCCGCTTCCTGCGGCGCCTCGGCCTCGGGCAGATCGTCCGCGGTCAGAATCGCTTCCACCCCGGGCATCGCCATCGCCGCGCTGGTGTCCAGGCGTCGAACGCGCGCGTGCGGCATCGGGCTGACGAGCAGCTTCGTGAAGAGCATGCCCTCCGCGCGAAAGTCCTCGGCGTACTTCGCACGCCCCGTGACCTTGGCGAGGATGTCGGGCGTCGTGTAGTTCTTGCCGATCAGCTTGTAGTCAGCCATCGTCAGCTCCTCATCCCGTTACGCGTATACTCGCACGCCTTCTCGGCGACGTTGAGGATCTTGTTGTAGTCGATGCACCGGCAGATGTTGCCGGCGAGATGGTGCGCGCACTCGCCCCGGGTCGCGTTGGGGTTCTCTTCGGTCAGGTTGACCATGTTCATCACGAAGCCGGGCATGCAGAAGGCACACTGGAAGCCCTGCAGGTCGACGACCGCCTGCTGCACCGGATGCAGCGTCCCGTCGGCGCCCTCGAGCCCCTCGATGGTCTGCACTTCGCGGCCGCGAACCTGATGGGTCAGGGTCGAGCAGGAGTACTGCGGCACGCCATCCACGAGAACGGTGCAGGCGCCGCACTCGGCGCGGTCGCAGCCGATCTTCGTGCCGGTCAGACCCAGCTTGTACCGCAGGGTCATGGCCAGGGTCTCCTGCGGCATGACGTCGACGCGGCGCTGCTGCCCGTTGACGTTCAACGTCACCAGCCGCTCGACGGCGCCCGGCGCCTGCGCCAGGGCCACGCCGTGACCGTTCCGCAGAACGTAGTTCGACGCCGATACGCTGGCGCCGGTGGCGATCACTCCCTTGATGAAGCCCCGCCGTGAAACGCCCTGCTGCTCTGTAGTTGTCTGCACTTGCGTGTGCGCCACGTCTCCCATGAGACGACCTCCTCGTAGCGCGGCCCTGCGCGCCGGGAACCAGAGGAAAGAAATACCTCTCCCGAAGTGCGAAGTCTAGCACCGGATTTCGCAGATGCCAACCCCGAAACGAGACTTTCTGACGCCAGCCCTGGCGCACCCGCAAGACCAATCTATCCAGTGGTTTACATGGAACACGCGGGTCTCTTAAAATGAGATCCTGTCTCACTTGCGGGGGAAATCCGGAGTCGCGGATCGCGGGATCCGGGGCCGCCGCCATCCGACGTGCGCGAGCCGCGTTCCGCGGCGTCAATCCTCGGCCCGGATCATGCCATGCGCCCGGCCGAACCAGTAGCTGACCAGATAGTCGAGGCCGTTCGTCTCGAACGGCGCCACGGCATGGCGGTCGCCTCCGACGCGGTAGGGATTGTGGACGAGGAAGCTCCACGTGCGGCCGCGCTGGGCGATCGGCAGGGGTCCGTCGCCCGTCAACGGCGCCACCGGGTCGGCGGTGAACGAGAATCCGAAGCGGCGGGCGTAGGTCTCGATGGTGCCTGCGTTCCACTTCATGTCGAGCGGCACGCCGCGCAGCGTGTCGAGCGCAGCGGCGTCATACGTCCGGTCACCGGTCCAGTGCCGGTGGAGAAACGTCGCCAGCGGATTCCCCTCGACATCGATGCCGGGATACGTCCGGCCGTGGAACCAGCGGTGCGCCGCCCGCTCGTAGTGCAGCCGGACCGCGGCATCGGTCTCGAGCTCCAGGAGCGGGTACAGCGCGAGCGCTATCAGGACGTCGTCGGAGTGGTTCGCCTCTCGCGGCGGACGGTCCAGACGCGCGCCCTCGCCGATGCGCGCGTACCCCATCTGCAGCAACCGCGCGTACTCCCGGCCGAAGCGGGGCAGCCCGGTCAACTCGTGCGCCACCTTGACCATCTGCAACATCAGCAGGGCATTCATCGGCTCCTCGCCGGCGACGTAGGCGGGCTCGTAGCG
The window above is part of the Acidobacteriota bacterium genome. Proteins encoded here:
- a CDS encoding (2Fe-2S)-binding protein encodes the protein MGDVAHTQVQTTTEQQGVSRRGFIKGVIATGASVSASNYVLRNGHGVALAQAPGAVERLVTLNVNGQQRRVDVMPQETLAMTLRYKLGLTGTKIGCDRAECGACTVLVDGVPQYSCSTLTHQVRGREVQTIEGLEGADGTLHPVQQAVVDLQGFQCAFCMPGFVMNMVNLTEENPNATRGECAHHLAGNICRCIDYNKILNVAEKACEYTRNGMRS